The DNA segment CACCCGAAAGGTGCCATCGCGGAGATCAACTTCAACCTCCACCCCCAAAGCGCCCAGGGTCCACTCCAGACCAGGCCGGCCCGCCCCCGTCTCGGGATCAATATGGCTCAAATGACGAGCGATATACTTTCCCCGACCGATAACAGGACCGCCGATAGCGTTTCCGTTGGGGTAGACGTAGCCCAGAACCACCTCCGCAAGAGGCAATCCCTGGGAGGGATCATCCCGCAGGAAAACACGCCCCCCCCGAACCTCGAGATCCTCCTCGGGAGCCCGCAGGGGTGCCGAAGCAACGCGCTTGATCTGGCCCACAGCATCTTCCACCGCTGCCAGAACAGCACGCCCCACCATGAAGAGGGTGCGGCTCGCTGCACTGGTCCAGTCGTGGGGCCCCCGGTCGGTCATCACCTCCCGAACGACATGGACCATGTGGAGGTCCATGCCCAAAGCCTCGGCAGTAATCTGGGCAAGACCGGTATGGATTCCCTGGCCCATCTCCACAGCCCCGGTGATGACGTTTATCGAGCCATCTTCGTTGAAGGTCACCATCGCCCCGGCATCGGTAAAGGTAGGGATAGCCGGAGCCTTCCAGTAGCAGGAAACTCCCCGGGCCCGAACCAGATGCTCCTTGAGCATCTCCCGGTTCAGCCCTGACCTGTCCAAGGTCTGCTCCGGGGACGGGGAGACCTCGCACTGCCACCCGATATGCCGGACCACCCGATCAAGACATTCCCGAAGATTCCCCGTGTTGGCATCCAGCTTGTCCTGGGCAGGCGTGGTATCGCCCTGCCGAACAGCATTCTTCCGCCTCAGCTCTACCGGATCCATCTTCAACCGTTCCGCCAGCAGGTCCAGGGCACGTTCCACGGCAAAACTCAGCTCGATATGACCAAAGCCGCGAAAGGCCGTGGCGAAGGGATGGTTTGTATACACGCAGTAACTGTCGGTAGCCACATGGGGAATTGCGTAGGGGCCGGTAGAGGCGTACGCAGCAGCCCGGCTGACATTTACGGCGTAGTCGGCGTAACCGCCGGAATCAAAGAGGAACTCGATCTCTGCGGCCAGGAGGCGTCCGTCCTCCCGGGCTCCCAGTTTTACCGTTGCTTCAAGGCCGGGCCCACCCGGCGAAGCTGTCATATCCTGCTCCCGGGAGTTCATCACCCGGACAGGCCGACCATCCATCTCCCGGGAAAGCAGATAGGCCAGGGGTTCGAGCTGGATCCCTGCCTTGCCGCCAAAACCGCCTCCCACCTCGGCAACTTCTATGACAATTTTCCCCGGAGGAATGCCAAAAACCCTGCTCATGATGCCTCGCACACCATAGGGGCTCTGGGTGGAGGTGCGTATCACCACCGTCCCATCGGCTTGTATCCGCGCCAGCGCTACCCGGGGTTCCATTGCAAGATGATCCCGGGGAGGAAAGCTGAAACAGCCCTGAACCACCACCTCGGCCTGAGCCAGAACAGCGGCGGCATCACCCTTGCGTATCCGGGAGTGATGGGCGATGTTTGTACCCGGCCGGGGAAAGATCGCAGGAATATGGATATATTCATCCAGAGCAGGATGAAGCAAAACTGTTTCGGGCTGGAGAGACTGACGAAGGGTCGCCACCACGGGCAACTCCTCGCAGGTCACCCGTATTAACGCGGCTGCTTGCCGGGCCGTGGCTTCGTCGTCTGCCACAACCGCTGCCAGGGGCTCCCCGGAGTATCGCACCCTCTCCACAGCCAAAGCGGGTTTGTCTCCCAGGTAGAGCCCCAGGCGCTGGGGGAAATCGCGCCCCGTAAAAACGCCTCGTACTCCGGGCAAGGCCCTGGCCCGGGCCGTATCAATTGAGGAAATTCTTGCGTGGGAAGAGGTGCTGTTCACCACCGCAGCGTAGAGCATACCCGGAATACAATGATCATCGGTGTACCGGGTTCTGCCCGTGGTCTTGTCCCGAGCGTCCCTCCGGGGAACAGGCGTCCCAAGAAATCCCTTCGAGCTGTCCTTCGCCATAATGCACCTCCCCGGTCACAGAATTATACAACCCTGTTTTTGATCCTGACAACGAAGATCGGACCAAAGAGGCCAGGTCAGTTCATGAAGTCCCTCAGGACCCCGGGGGCTCCCCAATATCCCTCGGACTCACTCACTCCCGAGGAATACCGAGGAGATCGCGCAACGAGGGAGTCAGAAACGTTCCCTGGGGATCCATCTTCTGGCGGAGATCAAGAAAATCCTGCCACCGGGGATAAATCGCGGAAAAATCATCCCCCCTCATGGCATGCCGCTTGGCCCAGTGCGGGCGCCCGCCGTAGCGGCGGAAGATCTCTTCCACGACCCCAAAGGCAGCGTAGCTATCAGCAGCCTCGGGGATGCGGCACACACACCCCACAGTGACGCAATCTCTCTCGAAGGCGTAGCTCAGCCAGGTCCGATCGGCCTTGAGAAACCGCACATCCATGGGGATATGGACAAAAGCGGGATTGCTGCGATCCTGCAGGGCAGCACTGAGCTCGTCAAAAAGTGCATCGAACCGGTCCAGCGCCACAGTCCACTCGGCAAGTTCCAGCGTGGACCCTCGGGATTTTGTCACCGTGGCCTCGTAGAGCGTACCAAAAGA comes from the Alkalispirochaeta americana genome and includes:
- a CDS encoding xanthine dehydrogenase family protein molybdopterin-binding subunit, producing the protein MAKDSSKGFLGTPVPRRDARDKTTGRTRYTDDHCIPGMLYAAVVNSTSSHARISSIDTARARALPGVRGVFTGRDFPQRLGLYLGDKPALAVERVRYSGEPLAAVVADDEATARQAAALIRVTCEELPVVATLRQSLQPETVLLHPALDEYIHIPAIFPRPGTNIAHHSRIRKGDAAAVLAQAEVVVQGCFSFPPRDHLAMEPRVALARIQADGTVVIRTSTQSPYGVRGIMSRVFGIPPGKIVIEVAEVGGGFGGKAGIQLEPLAYLLSREMDGRPVRVMNSREQDMTASPGGPGLEATVKLGAREDGRLLAAEIEFLFDSGGYADYAVNVSRAAAYASTGPYAIPHVATDSYCVYTNHPFATAFRGFGHIELSFAVERALDLLAERLKMDPVELRRKNAVRQGDTTPAQDKLDANTGNLRECLDRVVRHIGWQCEVSPSPEQTLDRSGLNREMLKEHLVRARGVSCYWKAPAIPTFTDAGAMVTFNEDGSINVITGAVEMGQGIHTGLAQITAEALGMDLHMVHVVREVMTDRGPHDWTSAASRTLFMVGRAVLAAVEDAVGQIKRVASAPLRAPEEDLEVRGGRVFLRDDPSQGLPLAEVVLGYVYPNGNAIGGPVIGRGKYIARHLSHIDPETGAGRPGLEWTLGALGVEVEVDLRDGTFRVLKSVCSMDVGRVINPVIARGQVVGAMAMGIGYATRESFRFDQRERVINGTLRDYKALRFGEHPQYVVDFVETPQGDGPFGARGLGEQGIIGVPGAISSALSRAVGRQVDRLPLTPEYLWGLLKGSEADDTL